One window of Helicobacter winghamensis ATCC BAA-430 genomic DNA carries:
- a CDS encoding Na/Pi cotransporter family protein, whose amino-acid sequence MQRIGLPLAILILCYIFYMHKDSVEIIAGVGIFLFGMLTLEDGFKLLSGGVLEKIMKKATSNTLKSIIFGTISTALMQSSTLISLFAISFVSAGIITLAQGVGVIFGANLGTTTGAWIIAGIGIKVNIAEYALPLIAIGVICLFVKDRITRGIGYVLVGIGFIFLGIYYIKEGFDVYKEMIDLTQYAVSGFKGVLVFTFIGILFTIVAQSSHATLVIVISALSVGQVTYENALAMAIGANIGSSVTTALGAINSNLNGKRLALAHIVFNGITAIVAIVFINQMLFLVTAISDFLDIQDDMLRLAVFHTLFNLIGILLMLPFIPKLIHLLYLMVRNKKDSDSGAPLYLENSALDYADTSLEVLRKEIKHLYNNAFGIIAHSIGFNRRDIKSFEALETLAKNKAMLKKDIDINELYENTIKPLDNAIMEFSIKAKAHIESDAQNHSYYNLQLATQNIVEAVKYMLLLQKNIQRYSLSENKALSDEYDAIRKSLARLLRSVEELKITPEDDNAQVLKKIKACKNEFSYDDLYIVNKTELLVYNQKITLAQSTSLINDLSFVRSIATKLLGAIDCLYITHNTDKKEDNIRQITA is encoded by the coding sequence TTGCAAAGAATAGGGTTGCCTCTAGCAATTTTAATATTGTGCTATATTTTTTATATGCATAAAGATAGCGTTGAGATTATCGCAGGCGTTGGGATTTTCTTGTTTGGAATGCTAACGCTTGAAGATGGGTTTAAGCTTTTAAGTGGTGGTGTGCTAGAAAAGATTATGAAAAAAGCAACTTCTAACACACTAAAAAGCATTATTTTTGGAACAATTTCAACGGCTCTTATGCAATCTAGCACGCTAATTTCGTTGTTTGCGATTTCTTTTGTGTCTGCTGGAATTATTACCTTAGCACAAGGCGTGGGTGTGATTTTTGGAGCAAATCTTGGAACAACGACAGGGGCTTGGATCATCGCTGGAATTGGGATTAAGGTTAATATCGCAGAATACGCCTTGCCACTAATTGCCATTGGTGTGATTTGCCTTTTTGTGAAAGATAGAATTACGCGCGGAATCGGATATGTGCTAGTTGGAATCGGATTTATCTTTCTTGGAATTTATTACATTAAAGAGGGCTTTGATGTATATAAAGAAATGATAGATTTGACACAATATGCAGTAAGTGGCTTTAAAGGTGTGCTTGTCTTTACTTTTATTGGAATCCTTTTTACTATCGTTGCCCAAAGTAGCCACGCAACTCTTGTAATTGTTATCTCCGCGCTTTCTGTCGGGCAAGTAACCTATGAAAACGCGCTTGCAATGGCGATTGGCGCAAACATTGGTTCAAGCGTTACAACAGCACTTGGAGCGATAAATTCAAACCTTAATGGTAAGCGATTAGCCCTAGCGCATATTGTATTTAATGGAATCACAGCCATTGTGGCGATTGTCTTTATTAATCAAATGTTATTTTTAGTAACTGCAATTAGCGACTTTTTAGACATTCAAGATGATATGCTAAGGCTTGCAGTTTTCCACACATTGTTTAATTTAATTGGAATCCTTTTAATGCTCCCTTTTATTCCAAAGCTTATTCACTTGCTTTATTTAATGGTGCGCAACAAAAAAGATAGCGATTCTGGCGCGCCGTTGTATTTAGAAAACTCTGCGCTAGATTATGCAGATACTTCCTTAGAAGTTTTGCGCAAAGAGATTAAGCACCTATATAACAATGCCTTTGGGATTATTGCGCATAGCATTGGCTTTAATCGCCGTGATATTAAGTCTTTTGAAGCCCTTGAAACGCTTGCGAAAAACAAAGCAATGCTTAAAAAAGATATTGATATTAATGAGTTGTATGAAAACACGATTAAGCCCCTTGATAATGCTATTATGGAGTTTAGTATCAAGGCTAAGGCACACATTGAAAGCGATGCGCAAAACCACTCGTATTATAATTTACAGCTTGCTACACAAAATATCGTAGAAGCAGTGAAATATATGCTTTTGTTACAAAAGAACATTCAACGCTATTCTTTGAGCGAAAACAAGGCGTTAAGTGATGAGTATGACGCGATTAGAAAGTCGCTAGCTAGGCTCTTACGAAGTGTTGAAGAGCTAAAGATTACGCCAGAAGATGACAACGCGCAAGTGCTTAAGAAAATTAAAGCGTGTAAAAATGAGTTTTCTTATGATGATTTGTATATTGTAAATAAAACAGAATTGCTTGTGTATAATCAGAAAATCACCTTAGCACAATCCACTTCTTTAATAAATGATTTATCCTTTGTGCGCTCCATTGCAACGAAGCTTTTAGGGGCGATTGATTGCTTGTATATTACGCA
- the ileS gene encoding isoleucine--tRNA ligase encodes MDYKETLVLPVTSFPMRGNLPQNEPKTYLSWKQKGVYAKMLKNRQNAKDSFNLHDGPPYANGHIHIGHALNKILKDMVVKHHYFQGKKVFYTPGWDCHGLPIEQQVEKKIGKEKKDNLPKTKIRELCRKHAQEFVAIQKDEFLGLGVWGDFENPYQTMDFAFETEIYKALCEIAKKGLLKERSKPVYWSWACQTALAEAEVEYKEKESDSIFVAFDLQQDALEAINAKECGIQKAQCVIWTTTPWTLPANSGIALNPNETYALTSNGKIVLASQVEKLVQSGIVENGILKTFSAKILENKHAINPLNGKDSKIILGEHVAVGEGSGCVHTAPGHGEDDYFVGLKYHLPVYMPVDDRGCFDETLIREQLLFNPDEFVGKFVFDTHTRIFELLGENLLKHTKIKHSYPHCWRSHQPIIFRATAQWFVMMDTPFSSKGKTLREVALEQIDATRFYPEHGLRRIRSMIEERPDWCISRQRDWGVPIAFFRDKRSGEVLLNAEILDFVADIFSKEGCDAWWSKSVEELLPPSFKAQSEHLEKIHHILDVWFDSGSTWKAVLNNAKYTSGGYPAQMYLEGSDQHRGWFHSSLLVSCAINECAPYQSILTHGFTMDENGEKMSKSKGNVIPPEKVLKDFGSEILRLWVAQSDYQNDQRISENILKQVSDNYRKIRNTIRFLLANVESLESLEVEHFSQIDLWILKCAKECFESVNQFFFNYEFSKGLQELNYFLNVELSGIYLDLCKDNLYCNALNSKERKAAQSVMALICGRLFGLLAPILTYTINEALSHTQSKALLESCGIANVASYDVLDLLYQPLPSFETPSVDFEMLLALRSSFLEQIDSLKKEGKIKSTLEVDLGIPTSLENFKELNLWLMVSAIKENSEANALVTFTFKGENYKIYLASGHKCPRCWQFISKQEGQPCARCAQVLEN; translated from the coding sequence ATGGATTATAAAGAAACTCTTGTGCTACCTGTTACTAGCTTTCCTATGCGTGGAAATCTTCCACAAAATGAACCTAAAACCTATCTTTCTTGGAAGCAAAAAGGCGTGTATGCAAAAATGCTAAAAAATCGCCAAAACGCCAAAGATAGTTTTAATCTTCACGATGGTCCTCCCTATGCAAATGGGCATATCCACATAGGACACGCGCTTAATAAGATTCTAAAAGATATGGTTGTAAAACACCATTATTTTCAAGGTAAAAAGGTATTTTACACACCCGGCTGGGACTGCCACGGATTGCCTATTGAACAACAAGTGGAGAAAAAAATCGGCAAAGAAAAAAAGGATAATCTACCAAAAACGAAAATTAGAGAGCTTTGTCGCAAGCACGCACAAGAGTTTGTAGCAATCCAAAAAGACGAGTTTTTAGGGCTTGGAGTTTGGGGGGATTTTGAAAATCCTTATCAAACAATGGATTTTGCCTTTGAGACAGAAATTTATAAAGCACTCTGTGAAATCGCAAAAAAAGGATTGTTAAAAGAGCGTAGCAAGCCTGTGTATTGGAGCTGGGCTTGCCAAACAGCACTTGCTGAAGCAGAAGTGGAGTATAAAGAAAAAGAAAGCGATTCTATCTTTGTAGCCTTTGATTTGCAACAAGACGCACTAGAAGCTATTAACGCTAAAGAATGTGGAATCCAAAAAGCACAATGCGTAATTTGGACAACAACGCCTTGGACTTTGCCAGCAAATAGCGGGATTGCGCTAAATCCAAATGAAACTTATGCGCTCACAAGCAATGGCAAAATTGTTCTAGCTTCACAAGTGGAAAAACTTGTCCAAAGTGGCATTGTAGAGAATGGAATCCTAAAAACCTTTAGCGCAAAGATTTTAGAAAACAAGCACGCAATTAATCCACTAAATGGCAAGGATTCTAAGATTATCCTAGGCGAACATGTTGCAGTGGGCGAGGGAAGTGGTTGTGTGCATACAGCTCCCGGACACGGAGAGGACGATTATTTTGTGGGGTTAAAATACCATTTGCCTGTGTATATGCCTGTTGATGATAGGGGTTGTTTTGATGAAACTCTAATTAGAGAGCAATTATTGTTTAATCCTGATGAATTTGTAGGAAAATTTGTTTTTGACACACATACAAGGATTTTTGAGCTTTTAGGGGAGAATCTTTTAAAGCATACTAAGATCAAGCATTCCTATCCGCATTGCTGGCGATCTCACCAGCCGATTATTTTTAGGGCAACGGCGCAATGGTTTGTGATGATGGATACTCCCTTTAGTAGCAAGGGAAAAACACTGCGCGAAGTGGCATTAGAGCAAATTGATGCAACGCGTTTTTACCCAGAACACGGACTCCGTAGAATCCGCTCTATGATTGAAGAACGCCCTGATTGGTGCATTTCAAGACAAAGGGATTGGGGTGTGCCTATTGCGTTTTTTAGGGATAAGCGTAGTGGTGAAGTGTTATTAAATGCTGAAATTTTAGATTTTGTAGCAGATATTTTTAGCAAAGAGGGCTGTGATGCGTGGTGGAGTAAGAGTGTAGAAGAGCTTTTGCCTCCAAGTTTTAAAGCACAAAGTGAGCATTTAGAGAAAATCCACCATATTTTAGATGTGTGGTTTGATAGTGGAAGCACTTGGAAAGCTGTTTTAAATAACGCAAAATACACAAGTGGCGGTTATCCAGCGCAAATGTATTTAGAGGGGAGCGACCAGCATAGAGGGTGGTTTCATAGTTCCTTGCTTGTAAGCTGTGCGATTAATGAATGTGCGCCTTATCAAAGCATTTTAACGCACGGCTTTACAATGGACGAAAATGGTGAGAAAATGAGCAAATCTAAAGGCAATGTGATTCCACCAGAGAAAGTGTTAAAAGACTTTGGAAGTGAGATTTTGCGCCTTTGGGTGGCACAAAGTGATTATCAAAATGATCAAAGGATTTCAGAAAATATTTTAAAACAAGTGAGCGATAATTATCGCAAGATACGCAATACAATCCGCTTTTTGCTTGCTAATGTGGAATCTTTGGAATCCTTAGAAGTTGAGCATTTTTCACAAATTGATTTGTGGATTTTAAAATGTGCTAAAGAATGCTTTGAAAGTGTCAATCAATTCTTTTTTAATTATGAATTTTCAAAGGGGTTGCAAGAGTTAAATTACTTCTTAAATGTGGAGTTAAGTGGAATCTATTTGGATTTATGTAAAGATAATTTGTATTGCAATGCGCTAAATTCAAAAGAGCGCAAAGCTGCACAAAGCGTAATGGCTTTAATTTGCGGTAGGCTTTTTGGCTTGCTTGCCCCAATTCTCACTTATACTATTAATGAGGCTCTAAGCCATACGCAAAGTAAGGCGTTATTGGAATCTTGTGGAATCGCAAATGTAGCAAGTTATGATGTGCTAGATTTACTCTATCAGCCTTTGCCTAGCTTTGAAACTCCAAGTGTGGATTTTGAAATGCTTTTAGCCTTGCGTTCAAGCTTCTTAGAGCAAATTGATAGCTTAAAAAAAGAAGGTAAAATCAAATCCACGCTTGAAGTGGATTTAGGGATTCCAACTTCTTTAGAAAATTTTAAGGAATTAAACCTTTGGCTAATGGTGAGTGCTATTAAAGAGAATAGCGAAGCAAACGCGCTTGTAACTTTCACATTCAAGGGCGAGAATTACAAGATTTATCTAGCAAGTGGGCATAAATGTCCGCGTTGTTGGCAGTTTATTAGCAAGCAAGAAGGGCAACCTTGCGCGCGCTGTGCGCAAGTTTTAGAAAATTAA